A genome region from Hippopotamus amphibius kiboko isolate mHipAmp2 chromosome 1, mHipAmp2.hap2, whole genome shotgun sequence includes the following:
- the CLDN19 gene encoding claudin-19: MANSGLQLLGYFLALGGWVGIIASTALPQWKQSSYAGDAIITAVGLYEGLWMSCASQSTGQVQCKLYDSLLALEGHIQSARALMVMAVLLGFVAMVLSVIGMKCTRVGDSNPVAKNRVAIAGGVLFLLAGLCTLTAVSWYATLVTQEFFNPSTPINARFEFGPALFVGWAAAGLAILGGSFLCCSCPEPERSNSSPQPYRPGPSAAAREPVVKLSASTKGPLGV, translated from the exons ATGGCCAACTCAGGTCTTCAGCTCCTGGGCTACTTCCTGGCCCTGGGTGGCTGGGTGGGCATCATCGCCAGCACGGCCCTCCCGCAGTGGAAGCAGTCCTCCTACGCTGGCGACGCCATCATCACCGCCGTGGGCCTCTATGAAGGGCTCTGGATGTCCTGTGCCTCCCAGAGCACCGGTCAGGTGCAGTGCAAGCTCTATGACTCGCTGCTCGCCCTGGAAG GTCACATCCAGTCAGCTCGAGCCCTGATGGTGATGGCCGTGCTCCTGGGCTTTGTGGCCATGGTCCTCAGTGTCATCGGCATGAAGTGCACCCGGGTCGGAGACAGCAACCCCGTTGCCAAGAACCGAGTCGCCATCGCTGGGGGTGTCCTCTTCCTCCTGGCGG GCCTCTGCACTTTGACGGCCGTCTCATGGTATGCCACACTGGTGACCCAGGAGTTCTTCAATCCCAGCACACCCATCAATGCCAG GTTCGAGTTTGGCCCGGCCCTGTTCGTGGGCTGGGCCGCCGCCGGCCTGGCCATTCTGGGCGGCTCCTTCCTCTGCTGCTCGTGCCCAGAGCCCGAGAGATCCAACAGCAGCCCGCAGCCCTACCGGCCTGGCCCCTCGGCGGCTGCCCGAGA ACCAGTTGTTAAATTGTCCGCCTCCACCAAGGGCCCCCTGGGTGTCTAA